In Rhodamnia argentea isolate NSW1041297 chromosome 4, ASM2092103v1, whole genome shotgun sequence, the following proteins share a genomic window:
- the LOC115756342 gene encoding mechanosensitive ion channel protein 10-like, whose translation MEERRSLLEKKGTDEVVVRIPGSEYQTRGSSSRSNLDPRDAKNFQSVGQSSAQGVTQSGPTPSRPRVNPTGYSATKKFSPSPLMSKRRSRFEEPSWHSVVASVKDITQLKNSESSPSMGSPYSDASANATKDSVKSMRNVGQTPPWKAAEVEDDEHVYKAANSKVREMAGKKFIKIIIWIELAAFVCIMGLLIASLTVRKLKNTEIWHLELWKWCVQVLAIFCGRLVTDWLINTLVFLIEKEYLLKQKVLYFVYGLKDSVQTFTWLLFILLVWVLLMNYGVKRSMQETETLHYVTMALASCVVGAAIWLVKTLAIKLLASSFQCKRFFDRIQESLFHHYIVKTLSGPPLMEQEDKLYGRLSFKYIKGVAKKLEEVIDVEKLSKIDRNQISAWTMKGLVNVISDSSLGTSTLVGSLDQCCDEDAEQQNTEITSQSEAMAAADEIFKNVTKKSGHEYIEEKDLLRFMKKEDVDKFIHLVHGAAKTRRIYRSSLKDWLVSVYLERKSLAYSLNDTKTAIEELNRLVSAVVLVVIIIVSLLMMGVLTTQVLVFISSQVLVVAFMFGNTAKTVFEAIIFVFVMNPYDVGDRCVIDGVQMVVEEMNILTTVFVRNDGEMIFYPNSVLSTKPISNFYRSPNMSDSVEFTVDFSTSHDSITALRDEVKGYLEDRSHYWKKDHSIVFNEIEDLNKLKMTLHVTHTINFQNPGDRNIRRSELMWELKRIFEKLGIKYRLLPQEVRVSYTGSPPADARF comes from the exons ATGGAAGAAAGGAGAAGTTTGCTAGAGAAGAAAGGAACAGACGAAGTAGTTGTTAGGATCCCTGGTAGTGAGTACCAAACCAGAGGTTCTTCGTCAAGATCCAATCTTGATCCAAGAGATGCTAAGAATTTCCAATCAGTAGGACAGAGTTCTGCTCAAGGAGTCACTCAATCCGGCCCAACTCCGAGTAGGCCTCGCGTAAATCCCACTGGTTATTCAGCTACAAAGAAGTTCTCCCCGAGTCCATTGATGTCGAAGCGGAGATCAAGATTTGAAGAACCATCATGGCACAGTGTTGTTGCTTCAGTTAAGGACATTACCCAACTGAAGAATTCAGAGAGTTCGCCTAGTATGGGTTCGCCTTACAGCGATGCAAGCGCTAACGCCACTAAAGACAGTGTGAAATCCATGCGGAACGTGGGTCAAACGCCTCCTTGGAAGGCTGCAGAGGTGGAAGATGATGAGCATGTGTACAAGGCTGCAAATTCGAAGGTCCGAGAGATGGCTGGCAAGAAATTCATCAAGATTATTATCTGGATTGAGTTGGCGGCATTTGTGTGCATCATGGGACTTCTGATCGCGAGTTTAACCGTTCGCAAGCTGAAAAATACAGAGATTTGGCACTTGGAGCTGTGGAAATGGTGTGTGCAGGTGTTGGCGATCTTTTGTGGTAGGTTGGTGACTGACTGGTTGATTAACACACTGGTTTTCTTGATTGAGAAGGAGTATTTGCTCAAACAGAAGGTCCTGTACTTCGTCTATGGATTGAAGGACAGTGTCCAAACGTTTACCTGGCTGCTTTTCATTCTTTTGGTGTGGGTTTTGCTGATGAACTATGGAGTGAAGCGATCGATGCAAGAGACGGAGACTCTACATTATGTGACGATGGCTCTCGCTTCTTGTGTTGTTGGAGCTGCTATATGGCTTGTCAAAACACTGGCGATAAAATTACTAGCGTCTTCTTTTCAATGCAAGAGGTTCTTTGATCGCATCCAAGAATCTCTCTTTCACCACTACATAGTCAAGACCCTTTCAGGCCCGCCTTTGATGGAACAGGAAGACAAGCTCTACGGGCGGCTCAGCTTCAAGTACATCAAAGGAGTGGCGAAGAAGCTAGAGGAGGTCATTGATGTAGAGAAGCTGAGTAAGATAGACCGGAATCAAATTTCTGCGTGGACGATGAAAGGGTTGGTTAATGTCATCAGCGACTCATCCTTAGGGACTTCAACTCTTGTTGGAAGCCTTGATCAATGTTGTGATGAGGACGCAGAGCAACAAAATACGGAGATCACTAGTCAATCAGAAGCAATGGCAGCTGCTGACGAGATATTCAAGAATGTCACCAAGAAGTCTGGACATGA GTACATTGAAGAGAAGGACCTCTTGCGCTTCATGAAGAAGGAAGATGTTGACAAATTCATCCATTTGGTTCATGGAGCGGCAAAAACTAGACGGATCTATAGGTCATCTTTAAAGGACTGGCTG GTGAGCGTTTACCTTGAAAGGAAGTCCCTCGCCTACAGCTTGAACGACACGAAAACAGCCATCGAGGAGCTGAACAGGCTTGTTTCAGCAGTTGTGCTGGTCGTGATCATTATCGTATCGTTACTTATGATGGGAGTTTTGACGACGCAAGTACTCGTCTTCATTTCATCCCAGGTTTTGGTTGTAGCATTTATGTTTGGGAACACAGCCAAAACAGTGTTCGAAGCCATCATTTTTGTTTTCGTGATGAATCCTTATGATGTTGGTGACCGTTGTGTCATCGACGGAGTGCAG ATGGTAGTCGAAGAGATGAATATCCTGACAACAGTCTTCGTGAGAAATGACGGCGAGATGATATTCTACCCAAATTCAGTTCTGTCCACCAAACCCATCAGCAATTTCTACAGGAGCCCCAACATGAGTGATTCCGTGGAGTTCACAGTTGATTTCTCCACTTCGCATGACAGCATTACTGCTTTAAGAGATGAAGTAAAAGG GTACTTGGAAGATAGATCTCACTATTGGAAGAAGGATCACAGCATCGTGTTTAACGAGATTGAAGACCTGAACAAGTTGAAGATGACTCTACACGTCACTCACacaataaatttccaaaacccTGGAGACAGGAACATCCGGAGATCTGAGCTCATGTGGGAGCTGAAGAGGATCTTCGAGAAACTCGGTATCAAATACCGTCTGCTTCCCCAAGAAGTTCGAGTCAGCTACACTGGTTCACCACCCGCTGATGCGAGGTTCTGA
- the LOC115756343 gene encoding mechanosensitive ion channel protein 10-like has product METNDMILMFAASESQNKDSSPAPNPGPTELENVPSIVQSSHVTSPSDQGIPPSSTTQAKPADEKSLPRSLSSSKLKSGFEELPRPIDAASVKDDKTRLKNSQSPRRCSPEVGLPRNGTSAGATKDDYPITVQDTTQHPVSEPTAAEGDEHVCCQENFKKKVKLAEWVAFTCVTGLLIASLTVQKLQKTDIWELELWKWCVLVLAIFSGRLVSEFLMITLGFLIDGKLWLKEKVLYLLYGLKHSVQVFIWLVFVLSVWGLLIYNGSKRSTHAREIQSCVTRALASCLVGAAIWFIKTLLLKLLAASFHYKAFFEPIRGIIYHQHVIKTLLGNPLVEREGKIKGRLNFMECFNGVTEKLEEVIDAEIVTLKNGHRISAWNMRRLINGITGLGISIFDRSLDHPDQDIHTRSDAADTAREIFKHVDRKGKGCIKREDLRSFMKEEDVAKFIPLVQGPEAEGNGTIDEPTLEKWLVSSYLEKKLLACTLKDADTVIDDLNRLVSAIVLVVITIVSLLIMGLLTTETLIFISSQLLLVVFMFGNTARTVFEAVIFIFVTHPFDVEDRCVIDGVQLVVKKMDILTTTFMRYDGEKIYYPNSVLATKPISNFNRSGNMGDSVEFTVDFSTSVTRIADLKEQVKKYLESKPNYWKKEHSVVVKEIEDVNKLKMGLFVTHTINFQNPGDRSSRRSELVLELKRIFEEVGIKYRLLPQELQVGYAGSAAWP; this is encoded by the exons ATGGAAACAAATGATATGATTCTCATGTTCGCAGCTAGCGAATCTCAAAATAAAGATTCTTCGCCGGCGCCAAATCCTGGGCCGACAGAGCTCGAAAATGTCCCGTCCATAGTGCAGAGTTCCCACGTAACAAGCCCTTCTGATCAGGGAATCCCTCCGTCGAGCACAACACAAGCTAAGCCTGCTGACGAGAAGTCCCTTCCGCGTTCATTGTCATCCTCGAAGCTCAAATCGGGATTTGAAGAACTGCCGCGTCCCATCGATGCTGCTTCAGTCAAGGACGACAAGACCCGACTGAAGAATTCGCAGTCTCCCCGCAGGTGTTCCCCCGAAGTGGGATTGCCTCGCAATGGCACAAGTGCTGGTGCTACTAAAGACGATTATCCAATAACCGTGCAGGACACGACACAACACCCTGTGTCAGAGCCAACAGCGGCGGAAGGTGATGAACATGTATGCTGccaggaaaatttcaaaaaaaaggtTAAGTTGGCCGAGTGGGTCGCATTTACGTGTGTCACTGGGCTTCTGATCGCGAGCTTGACAGTTCAGAAGCTGCAAAAGACAGATATTTGGGAGCTGGAGCTGTGGAAATGGTGTGTGCTGGTGTTGGCAATCTTTTCGGGTCGGTTAGTAAGTGAGTTCTTGATGATCACTTTGGGTTTCTTGATTGACGGGAAACTCTGGCTCAAAGAGAAGGTCTTGTACCTTCTCTATGGATTGAAGCACAGTGTGCAAGTCTTCATCTGGTTAGTTTTCGTTCTTTCTGTCTGGGGTTTGCTGATATACAACGGATCGAAGAGATCGACGCACGCAAGGGAGATACAAAGTTGCGTGACAAGGGCTCTTGCTTCTTGTCTCGTAGGAGCTGCCATATGGTTTATCAAAACGCTGCTTTTAAAATTGCTTGCTGCTTCCTTTCACTACAAAGCGTTCTTTGAGCCTATCCGTGGGATCATCTATCACCAACATGTGATCAAGACCCTTTTGGGAAACCCTTTGGTGGAACGGGAAGGCAAGATCAAAGGGCGGCTCAATTTCATGGAGTGCTTCAATGGAGTGACAGAGAAGCTAGAGGAGGTAATTGATGCGGAGATTGTGACCCTGAAGAATGGACATCGAATTTCAGCCTGGAATATGAGGAGGTTGATCAACGGTATTACCGGCTTAGGGATATCTATCTTTGACAGGAGCCTTGATCATCCAGATCAGGATATCCATACTCGCTCAGACGCTGCAGATACTGCTAGGGAGATATTTAAGCATGTAGATCGAAAGGGAAAGGG GTGCATTAAAAGGGAAGACCTCAGGAGCTTCATGAAGGAGGAGGATGTTGCCAAATTCATCCCTTTGGTTCAAGGACCGGAGGCAGAGGGTAATGGAACGATCGACGAGCCAACTCTAGAGAAATGGCTGGTAAGTTCATACTTG GAAAAGAAATTACTCGCCTGCACCTTAAAAGATGCGGATACGGTCATCGATGATCTGAACAGGCTTGTGTCGGCAATCGTGCTTGTCGTGATTACCATCGTGTCGTTACTTATCATGGGACTTTTGACAACGGAAACACTCATTTTTATCTCATCTCAGCTTTTGCTTGTGGTGTTTATGTTCGGTAACACAGCCAGAACCGTGTTTGAAGCCGTCATCTTCATATTTGTGACACATCCGTTCGATGTGGAAGATCGTTGCGTCATCGATGGAGTGCAG TTGGTTGTCAAGAAGATGGATATTTTGACCACGACCTTCATGCGATATGATGGCGAAAAGATATACTACCCTAACTCAGTTCTGGCCACCAAACCGATTAGCAATTTCAACAGGAGCGGCAATATGGGCGATTCTGTCGAGTTCACCGTCGATTTCTCTACTTCAGTTACTAGGATTGCAGATTTAAAGGAGCAAGTGAAGAA GTACTTGGAAAGCAAGCCTAACTACTGGAAGAAGGAGCACAGCGTAGTGGTCAAGGAGATTGAGGATGTCAACAAGTTGAAGATGGGTCTCTTCGTCACCCACACGATAAATTTCCAAAACCCCGGGGACCGGAGCAGCCGGAGATCCGAACTCGTGCTGGAGCTGAAGAGAATCTTCGAAGAAGTCGGTATCAAATACCGTCTGCTTCCTCAGGAACTTCAAGTCGGCTATGCCGGGTCCGCAGCGTGGCCTTGA